In the Candidatus Zymogenaceae bacterium genome, GCCAGAGTCCGGCCGAATTGGAGGCCATGATTCGGACCATGAAACATTACAATGCCCGACACTTTTGCACCATGTGCATGGGCATCGGCCTTTCGGTGATGTGGGCGACCACTTGGGAAATCGACCAGGCCAAAGGCACTCCGTATCACCAGAACTTCCGCCGTTTTTTCGAAAAGATTCAGCGCGAGGATTTGCGGTACTGCCTTGGCGTCATGGACCCAAAGGGCGACCGATCCAAAGGCCCCGCCGCCCAGGCGGACCCTGACCTTCACATACGCGTGGTGGAAAAGCGCTCCAATGGCATTGTGGTTCGCGGGGCCAAGATGCACACCTCCAACGCGCCCATGACCCACTTCTTCTTTGCCATGCCGTGTCGGGAACTTTCCGAAGCGGACGCCGACTATGCCGTGGCCTTTGTGACGCCCGTGGAGACGCCCGGCATTTCCTACATTACGCGGCCCGCGCCCGGACCAGTGGGCGAGCGTCAATTTGAAAGCCCGGTGTCAACGCAAATCGGGTTTACCGAATCGCTCACCGTTTTCGAAGACGTATTCATTCCCTGGGAAAACGTGTTCATGTGCGGCGAATGGGAATTCACTAGGCAGCTTATTTCCTGCTTTTCACCCTACGTCCGACTGGCCAAAGGGACCTGCACCTCGGCGAGGATCGACATTATCGCTGGGGCCGCAGCTTTGGCAGCCCGATACAACGGCACGAGCAAAGCCAGCCACATAAAAAGCAAGATCAACGACATGATGGTCTCCTCACAAATCGGATTTGGCTGCGCCCTGGGATCCATCGCCAACGGTTCCATTCACCCGTCCGGCATCCCCATTCCTGACATTTCCATCGCCAATGCGGGCCTGTATCATACCAGGCTTCGTCTTGTGGAATTTTTGGGCATGCTCATGGAAATCGCCGGCGGCATTATCACCACCATGCCCATTGAGACCGAATACGGCAACCCGGAATTAAAACCTGTTATCGATAAGTATTTGGCCGGAGCGGCTGGAACTCCCACCAGCGACCGCATGCGGCTGATGTACCTGATCCAGGATCTTACCGCCTCGCGCTTTTCCGGCTATTTGATTTCAAGCGCCATCTGCGCCGGCGGCACCCCCGAAACCTGCCGCCTGGAAGTTGCCCGAAATTACGACTTATTGCGTATGACAAACAATGTGTGCGCCATGTGCGGTATCGACTAACAACCCACGGTAAACACTCACAGGAGGTATTTGAGATGAGCAGCGCAAATCCCAATATCGACAAACTTGCGACCGAATCCACTCTGGCACTCATGCTGGAAAACCGGGCCGCCGACCTTGCCGGCCACACGGCCCTGATGTTCAGGGGCACGTCATGGACCTATCAGGAACTCAACGAAACCGCCGACCGGCTGGCCACGGCCCTGCTGAAACTCGGGGTCACGAAGGACGACCGCATCGCCGTGATCATGCCCACCCGACCCGAATGGTTGTTCGTGTGGTTCGCGGCGGCAAAGATCGGATGCAGCGTGGTTGGGCTCAATTTTAGGTATAAGCAGGATGAAGTGGTATACATGGTCGGCGAAGCCCAGCCCCGATTCATGGTCTGTATCAGCGAATTCGCTGGAATCAATTATGCAGACTTTTTCGCGGGCATCCGCGATAAGATCCCCAGCCTCGAGCATTTTATTTTTCTGGGACACACCAATCACCCTGGGGCCCTGGATCTAGACACTCTCCTGGAAACGCCGGCGGACGAGAAGCTTCTGAAAGACGTCCGGCAAAAAGTTCGGCCCGAGGCCGACCATTTCATCATTTTCACCTCGGGCAGCACGGGACGGCCCAAGGGTGCGGTGCTTACCCAAAAGAGCATTATGGCCATGCTTCGGCCCTGGGCCAAAACCATGGAACTGGTCACCGACGACCTGCTTTTAAACGTGCTGCCCATCAATCATGTGGGTGGAGGCACCCTGTGTGCCATGGGGACGATGGCTTCGGGCGCGCGGCTGATGCTCTGCGACGTCTTTGATCCATCCGCGGGTCTGGATATAATTGCCGAACACCGGATAACCGTCTTTGGCGGCGTCCCCACGGTTTTCGCACTTTTCTTCAGCCTGCCGAATTTCGACAAGAATAAGCTGAATAGCGTCAAAATGATGATATACGGCGGATCTCCGGCTACGCCGGATCTGCTCAAAGCCATGGTCGACAATACCAGCGCCGTGATCCTCGCCTGTTACGGGGCCACCGAGGTATCCGGATTCTGTACGTACACCACCCGGCAGGATCCGATTCAAAAGGTACTGGACAACACCGTGGGTCGTGCGCCCGAGGGCGTAGAGCTTTCGATCGTGGATCCCACGAACCATGAACCTCAAACGATCGGGGAGGTGGGTGAAGTGGCCGTTCGAGGCGACCTTCTTATCGATCGTTACCTGAATGCACCGGACATGACCGCTCAATCCTTTGACAAAGATGGTTGGTTCTATACCGGCGACATGGGCTTTCTGGATAAGGACGGGTACCTGAGCCTGGTGGGGCGGTACAAGGAAATGTATATCTGCGGCGGATTCAATGTGTACCCCAAGGAAGTAGAAGACATACTCATGCAGCACCCGGCCGTGGCCATGGCCGCGGTATTGGGCGTGCCCCATCCCAAGATGGGCGAGGCCGGCATGGCTTTTATTATGCGGAAACCGGGGAGCACAGTTGACCCTGAAGCTCTCAAAGCTCTCTGCGCCGACCACCTGGCCGACTACAAAGTACCGACTGAGGTTATCATCCGTGACACGCTTCCCATGACCGCCCTTGGCAAAATCCATAAACCTACTTTGTATGAGGAACTCAAGCAATAGCTTATGAATTTTCTGATCCAGTATGAGTATTATCGGGAGGGTGCCGTTACCCGACGACGACCGTCCGGATATCACTAAGCGCAACCCGAAAGAGCCCGATCATACCGGTCAGGGCGGGAAACCTGCTTTTGGAAAAAAAGAGGGGCCATAACCGGCCCCTCTTTTCATTTCATACAAACAGAGAAAACTGTACCGCTTCTTTTTTCGCTTTATCCGTGGCGGTTTCTATCTCATCGGTACGTATCGACGTCCGGGTCGAAATCAGATCTCATCCGGCAGGCGATCCAGGGGGGTGCGGGAGACGAAGGGGACGAATCCGAGAGAACGAGAGTAACGAATCGCCTCCCTTGCGTTTTCCGAGTCTACACAGTAATCCACGGTGAACACCGGGAGCCCCGCTTCCCGGTATATCGTGAGCACCCGGGCGATGTCCTCCCGGCACCACTCACACATACCCCGCTCGGTCTCGATGTCGCCGGAGCGCCTGCTCTCCCACTCCACATCGCCGTCGC is a window encoding:
- a CDS encoding acyl--CoA ligase — its product is MSSANPNIDKLATESTLALMLENRAADLAGHTALMFRGTSWTYQELNETADRLATALLKLGVTKDDRIAVIMPTRPEWLFVWFAAAKIGCSVVGLNFRYKQDEVVYMVGEAQPRFMVCISEFAGINYADFFAGIRDKIPSLEHFIFLGHTNHPGALDLDTLLETPADEKLLKDVRQKVRPEADHFIIFTSGSTGRPKGAVLTQKSIMAMLRPWAKTMELVTDDLLLNVLPINHVGGGTLCAMGTMASGARLMLCDVFDPSAGLDIIAEHRITVFGGVPTVFALFFSLPNFDKNKLNSVKMMIYGGSPATPDLLKAMVDNTSAVILACYGATEVSGFCTYTTRQDPIQKVLDNTVGRAPEGVELSIVDPTNHEPQTIGEVGEVAVRGDLLIDRYLNAPDMTAQSFDKDGWFYTGDMGFLDKDGYLSLVGRYKEMYICGGFNVYPKEVEDILMQHPAVAMAAVLGVPHPKMGEAGMAFIMRKPGSTVDPEALKALCADHLADYKVPTEVIIRDTLPMTALGKIHKPTLYEELKQ